The Gordonia sp. KTR9 genome contains a region encoding:
- a CDS encoding helix-turn-helix domain-containing protein has product MFTPREAENRRLLSARDAIDRAYADDLDVATLARIAVMSSSHFIRRFRAVFGETPHRYLQRRRIERACALLRTTDSPVLEIALSVGYDSPGTFGRTFTRVVGCSPTTYRTNVAPLPVPGCHVRRWTRPADAIADVPTSSEVSDFGEARAARAVVSSEP; this is encoded by the coding sequence ATGTTCACCCCGCGCGAGGCCGAGAACCGACGGTTGCTGAGCGCGCGCGACGCCATCGACCGCGCTTATGCCGACGATCTCGACGTGGCCACGCTCGCCCGCATCGCGGTGATGTCGTCGTCGCATTTCATCCGCCGATTCCGGGCCGTGTTCGGCGAGACGCCGCACCGCTACCTGCAGCGCAGGCGCATCGAGCGAGCCTGCGCGTTGCTGCGAACCACCGACAGCCCGGTGCTGGAGATCGCGCTGAGCGTCGGCTACGACAGTCCCGGCACCTTCGGCCGGACGTTCACCCGGGTCGTCGGCTGCAGTCCCACCACCTACCGGACGAATGTGGCGCCACTTCCCGTGCCCGGGTGTCATGTGCGCCGCTGGACCCGGCCGGCCGATGCGATCGCCGATGTCCCGACGTCGTCGGAAGTGAGCGATTTCGGAGAAGCGCGGGCCGCACGGGCGGTCGTATCGTCGGAACCGTGA
- a CDS encoding ABC transporter substrate-binding protein, with translation MTLGAVTACGTDSTTASENTVTVTNCGTDVAFPQPLDRLFVNDGGMIAIALAAGARDSMVAVSALARDKDVLRLEYGPQVDTLNEVAAERPTLENIVAAEPQVLYAGYNYGMSESRGITPEILASHGIDVYQLSEACRQVEGEAQRGTMDPWVALDTDLRNIGTITGNPDQGAAAADEVSDRFEKLRAAPQPTDKPTAFVFDSVSDTIFSSGSYGGPQGILDAAGARNATEDIQDTWTAVSWERLTTADPDVIVFVDYPGQSVDEKIAALRSNPASRNLKAVRENRFVNLPYAMWVSSPLNIDAAEIMRNVLENHGLAPESGITPALDVAQLDLGGNNWLE, from the coding sequence TTGACCCTGGGCGCTGTCACCGCCTGCGGAACCGACAGCACCACCGCGTCGGAAAACACCGTGACCGTGACCAATTGCGGAACCGACGTCGCATTCCCCCAGCCCCTTGATCGACTGTTCGTCAACGACGGCGGCATGATCGCGATCGCACTGGCGGCGGGCGCCCGGGACAGCATGGTGGCGGTCAGTGCGCTCGCCCGCGACAAAGACGTCCTGCGGCTCGAGTACGGACCTCAGGTGGACACGCTCAACGAGGTCGCGGCCGAACGCCCCACTCTCGAGAACATCGTCGCGGCCGAACCCCAGGTGCTCTACGCCGGATACAACTACGGCATGAGCGAGTCCCGCGGGATCACGCCGGAGATCCTCGCCTCCCACGGCATCGACGTGTACCAGCTGTCCGAGGCATGTCGACAGGTGGAAGGCGAGGCCCAGCGCGGCACCATGGACCCGTGGGTCGCGCTCGACACCGATCTGCGCAACATCGGCACCATCACCGGCAACCCGGATCAGGGCGCCGCCGCGGCCGACGAAGTGTCCGATCGCTTCGAAAAGCTCCGCGCCGCTCCGCAACCCACCGACAAGCCGACGGCCTTCGTCTTCGACAGCGTGTCCGACACCATCTTCTCCTCGGGGTCCTACGGCGGCCCGCAGGGCATTCTCGACGCCGCCGGCGCCCGCAACGCGACGGAGGACATCCAGGACACCTGGACCGCCGTCAGCTGGGAACGCCTCACCACCGCCGACCCCGACGTCATCGTGTTCGTCGACTATCCCGGCCAGTCGGTCGACGAGAAGATCGCCGCGCTCCGGTCGAACCCGGCGAGCCGAAACCTCAAGGCGGTGCGCGAGAACCGATTCGTGAACCTGCCGTACGCGATGTGGGTGTCGAGCCCGCTCAACATCGACGCCGCCGAGATCATGCGCAACGTCCTCGAGAACCACGGTCTCGCACCGGAATCCGGGATCACCCCGGCGCTCGACGTCGCGCAACTGGACCTCGGGGGCAACAACTGGCTGGAGTGA
- a CDS encoding ABC transporter ATP-binding protein, producing the protein MTDAPRHPSMALLTNALACRRGGRVILRDVHLDVPAGTRLAIVGPNGSGKTTLLRTLCGLERPVAGTIDVGGDDLHRIPSRQRARSIAVVGQEEQPSAELTVAEAVGLGRTPYRSAWSTGSSDDSTVVADVLARVGLDGWGTRSCTTLSGGERHRVVLARALAQQTPILVLDEPTNHLDAAWRLRLMDILDELDATVLAAMHDLDLVLRHFDSVAVVSDGGVVAHGRPVEVLTPDLLANVFEVSGTVVTHPSTGLPHLLLDTPTSSAPRTRLSPEL; encoded by the coding sequence ATGACCGACGCACCCCGACACCCGTCGATGGCGTTGCTCACGAACGCACTCGCGTGCCGGCGAGGCGGGCGCGTCATCCTGCGCGATGTCCACCTCGACGTCCCGGCGGGCACCCGACTGGCGATCGTGGGTCCCAACGGCTCGGGCAAGACCACCCTGCTGCGCACGCTGTGCGGTCTCGAACGCCCGGTCGCCGGCACCATCGACGTGGGCGGCGACGATCTGCACCGCATCCCGTCACGGCAACGCGCGCGGTCGATCGCGGTGGTCGGTCAGGAGGAACAGCCCTCCGCCGAACTGACCGTCGCCGAAGCGGTCGGACTCGGCCGGACCCCGTACCGGTCGGCCTGGTCCACGGGGAGTTCCGACGACTCGACGGTGGTCGCCGACGTGCTGGCGCGGGTCGGCCTCGACGGCTGGGGCACCCGCTCGTGCACCACCCTGTCCGGCGGCGAACGGCATCGCGTCGTGCTCGCCCGTGCACTCGCACAGCAGACCCCGATCCTGGTGCTCGACGAACCCACCAATCACCTGGACGCCGCCTGGCGCCTCCGGTTGATGGACATCCTCGACGAACTCGACGCCACCGTCCTCGCGGCGATGCACGACCTCGACCTCGTGTTACGCCACTTCGATTCCGTCGCAGTGGTTTCCGATGGCGGTGTGGTCGCCCACGGCCGACCGGTCGAGGTCTTGACGCCGGATCTGCTGGCGAACGTCTTCGAGGTGTCCGGGACTGTCGTCACGCACCCGTCGACGGGTCTGCCGCACCTGCTGCTCGACACCCCGACCTCATCTGCGCCCCGAACCCGCCTGTCCCCCGAGCTCTGA
- a CDS encoding L-lactate dehydrogenase: MDARDTKLAIIGAGAVGTAIAYSSLIRGVARTIALLDINAAKVTAEVLDMSHGLEFVPRADIIGSDDVSVCADADVVVFTAGAKQKPGQSRLELAEATIGLTRAILPGVLEVAPDAIYVMVTNPVDIVTYAAQEISGLSPSQVFGSGTVLDSSRLRFLLAQHCGVAVQSVHSYIAGEHGDTEIPLWSSATIGGVPLTSWKPLPGRPALDAVARERIHHEVVHAAYTIIEGKGATNYAIGLATTRIVEAIVNNEHRVLPVSTRADGIEGLEGVCLSLPTVVDRGGAQTRLDVPLSDSERAGLLASAETLRAMQARFGL; the protein is encoded by the coding sequence ATGGATGCACGAGACACGAAACTGGCCATCATCGGGGCGGGTGCGGTGGGTACCGCGATCGCCTACTCATCCCTCATCCGCGGGGTGGCGCGGACGATCGCGCTCCTCGACATCAACGCGGCCAAGGTGACCGCCGAAGTGCTCGACATGTCCCACGGACTCGAGTTCGTCCCGCGGGCGGACATCATCGGATCCGACGACGTGTCGGTGTGCGCGGACGCCGACGTCGTGGTGTTCACCGCGGGTGCGAAGCAGAAGCCCGGTCAGTCCCGCCTCGAATTGGCCGAGGCGACAATCGGTCTGACCCGCGCCATCCTCCCGGGTGTCCTGGAGGTGGCCCCTGACGCCATCTATGTGATGGTCACGAATCCGGTCGACATCGTCACCTACGCCGCCCAGGAGATCAGCGGTCTCTCACCCAGCCAGGTCTTCGGTTCGGGCACCGTGCTCGACTCGTCGCGGTTGCGATTCCTCCTCGCACAGCACTGCGGCGTGGCGGTGCAGAGCGTGCACTCCTACATCGCCGGCGAGCACGGCGACACCGAGATCCCGCTGTGGAGTTCGGCGACGATCGGTGGAGTGCCGCTGACGTCGTGGAAACCGCTGCCCGGCCGGCCGGCGCTGGATGCCGTTGCGCGCGAACGCATCCACCACGAGGTCGTGCACGCCGCCTACACCATCATCGAGGGCAAGGGTGCCACGAACTATGCCATTGGGCTCGCCACGACGCGGATCGTCGAAGCCATCGTGAACAACGAGCACCGGGTGCTGCCGGTGTCGACACGCGCCGACGGCATCGAGGGGCTCGAGGGTGTGTGCCTGTCGTTGCCGACCGTCGTCGACCGAGGCGGTGCGCAGACCCGGCTCGACGTCCCGCTGTCGGACTCGGAACGCGCGGGACTGCTGGCATCGGCGGAGACGCTGCGAGCGATGCAGGCGCGATTCGGGTTGTAG
- a CDS encoding VOC family protein, whose product MINGIGIHSIYVLDQDVALDFYVGTLGFTVDTDVDMGFMRWLTVAPPGQPDRLILLEKPGPPALSGETVDKVRDLVTQGAMPVTILSTDDCRGTHAALVARGVEFTQDPEDQPYGTDCAFRDPFGNPLRMTQRAVEDRPVGDEDIARWAPGR is encoded by the coding sequence GTGATCAATGGCATCGGCATCCACTCCATCTACGTCCTCGACCAGGACGTCGCGCTCGACTTCTACGTGGGGACACTCGGTTTCACGGTCGACACTGACGTCGACATGGGGTTCATGCGATGGCTGACGGTCGCGCCGCCCGGGCAGCCCGACAGGCTCATCCTCCTCGAGAAGCCCGGGCCGCCCGCGCTGTCCGGCGAGACGGTCGACAAGGTCCGCGACCTCGTGACGCAGGGGGCGATGCCGGTGACGATCCTGTCCACCGACGACTGCCGCGGCACCCACGCGGCCCTCGTCGCACGCGGCGTCGAGTTCACCCAGGACCCCGAAGACCAGCCCTACGGCACCGACTGCGCGTTTCGGGATCCATTCGGGAATCCGCTGCGGATGACCCAGCGGGCTGTCGAGGATCGGCCCGTGGGGGACGAGGACATCGCGCGGTGGGCACCGGGCAGATGA
- the rplA gene encoding 50S ribosomal protein L1 — MSKKSKAYAAAAEKVDKTKLYSPLEAVELAKDTSSKNTDATVEVAIRLGVDPRKADQMVRGTVNLPHGTGKTARVIVFAAGDKAAEATAAGADEVGAEDLIERIQGGWLDFDAAIATPDQMAKVGRIARVLGPRGLMPNPKTGTVTTDVTKAVNDIKGGKINFRVDKAANLHFVIGKASFDPAKLAENYGAAYDEIMRAKPSAAKGRYIKKVTVSTTTGPGIPVDPAVARNFAEAPQA, encoded by the coding sequence ATGAGCAAGAAGAGCAAGGCCTACGCGGCCGCGGCCGAGAAGGTCGACAAGACCAAGCTGTACAGCCCGCTGGAGGCTGTGGAGCTCGCCAAGGACACGTCGTCGAAGAACACCGACGCGACCGTCGAGGTCGCGATTCGCCTGGGCGTCGACCCCCGTAAGGCAGACCAGATGGTTCGAGGCACCGTCAATCTGCCGCACGGCACGGGTAAGACTGCCCGCGTGATCGTGTTCGCCGCCGGCGACAAGGCCGCCGAGGCCACCGCCGCCGGTGCCGACGAGGTCGGTGCCGAGGACCTGATCGAGCGCATCCAGGGCGGTTGGCTGGACTTCGACGCCGCGATCGCCACCCCGGATCAGATGGCCAAGGTCGGCCGCATCGCGCGTGTCCTCGGACCGCGCGGCCTGATGCCGAACCCGAAGACGGGCACCGTGACCACCGACGTCACCAAGGCCGTCAACGACATCAAGGGCGGCAAGATCAACTTCCGCGTCGACAAGGCGGCCAACCTGCACTTCGTCATCGGCAAGGCCTCGTTCGACCCGGCCAAGCTGGCCGAGAACTACGGCGCCGCCTACGACGAGATCATGCGCGCCAAGCCGTCGGCAGCCAAGGGCCGCTACATCAAGAAGGTCACCGTCTCGACCACGACGGGCCCGGGCATCCCGGTCGACCCGGCGGTCGCCCGCAACTTCGCGGAGGCACCGCAGGCCTGA
- a CDS encoding HNH endonuclease signature motif containing protein → MADTTHIDGSLPTSRAPELLAELHRLIGELQTVDLSACSDTELVDVAADTEKAIARLTYAGDRQMVTIADRDLPHRTGYRSITAFITHRLRVSDPMRRNNQREATATHLTHTGEALPPEHPTLAESFAEGSVGTAHLQAALDVLDRIPHAVEHDVKVAAERQMAEIAEAHTPADITQLGARLLAHLDPDGTLADDTDQKRRRGLWIGRQRADGTAKVSGTLTPELVARLTMMFAVWGKPGLNNPDDPASPRGPAGAADPDALATAADRDHRTPAQTNHDALDAALTAGFADGALGTTHRGLPVQLIIKADLGDLIREAGLATTATGTLLPIPDLIAMAGEVQPWLAIFKDATAVPLYFGRGKRLATREQRFVSFARPDGEVCSAPGCDQPATQVELHHAHKDWAKGGLTDIDDLAPACPRHNRMVGDQPGQYTTRIARSGPDEGRCVWRLNAEPGAPPNPDRLNRRPDIPRRFAEHLNTVRDEIHGPPTRGFRRLGRRTLRDAPSASSGRSSGSRGPGDQARPDAIGHGDRGRRLELAYRQLVHPPAPPEHHATQPLTPVEAALTRILTDHA, encoded by the coding sequence ATGGCCGACACCACGCACATCGACGGTTCGCTGCCCACGTCGCGGGCGCCCGAACTCCTCGCCGAACTGCACCGGCTGATCGGTGAACTACAGACCGTCGACCTGAGCGCGTGTTCGGATACCGAACTCGTCGACGTCGCCGCCGACACCGAGAAAGCGATCGCCCGCCTCACCTACGCCGGTGACCGGCAGATGGTCACCATCGCCGACCGCGACCTACCCCATCGCACCGGATACCGCTCCATCACCGCGTTCATCACCCACCGACTGAGGGTGTCCGACCCGATGCGCCGCAACAACCAGCGTGAGGCGACCGCCACCCACCTCACCCACACCGGCGAAGCACTGCCACCCGAACACCCCACACTGGCAGAGTCTTTCGCCGAAGGTTCCGTCGGGACCGCACACCTCCAGGCCGCCCTCGACGTCCTCGACCGAATTCCCCACGCCGTCGAGCACGATGTGAAAGTCGCTGCCGAACGACAGATGGCCGAGATCGCCGAAGCCCACACGCCTGCCGACATCACCCAACTCGGCGCGCGGTTGCTCGCCCACCTCGACCCCGACGGCACCCTGGCCGACGACACCGACCAGAAACGCCGCCGCGGCCTGTGGATCGGCCGGCAACGCGCTGACGGTACCGCCAAGGTGTCGGGCACCCTGACCCCCGAACTCGTCGCCCGACTCACGATGATGTTCGCGGTCTGGGGCAAACCCGGACTCAACAACCCAGACGACCCCGCCTCACCCCGTGGGCCGGCCGGAGCCGCCGACCCCGACGCCCTGGCCACCGCAGCCGACCGCGACCACCGCACCCCCGCCCAGACAAATCACGACGCCCTCGACGCCGCACTGACCGCCGGTTTCGCCGACGGCGCACTCGGCACGACACACCGTGGCCTGCCCGTGCAGCTGATCATCAAAGCCGACCTCGGCGACCTGATCCGCGAAGCGGGGCTCGCCACGACCGCCACCGGAACCCTGCTGCCCATCCCCGACCTGATCGCGATGGCCGGTGAGGTTCAGCCGTGGTTGGCGATCTTCAAAGACGCCACCGCCGTGCCGCTGTACTTCGGTAGGGGCAAGCGTCTGGCCACCCGCGAACAGCGCTTCGTCTCCTTCGCCCGCCCTGACGGCGAGGTGTGCTCGGCTCCCGGGTGCGATCAACCCGCCACGCAGGTGGAACTCCATCACGCCCACAAGGACTGGGCCAAAGGCGGTCTCACCGACATCGACGACCTCGCCCCCGCCTGCCCACGACACAACCGCATGGTCGGTGACCAGCCCGGCCAGTACACCACCCGCATCGCACGGTCCGGACCCGACGAAGGCCGCTGCGTCTGGCGATTGAACGCCGAACCCGGCGCGCCACCCAACCCCGACCGCCTCAACCGCCGACCCGACATACCCCGGCGGTTCGCAGAACATCTGAACACCGTGCGCGACGAGATTCACGGACCACCAACGCGAGGATTTCGCAGGCTCGGTCGCCGGACCCTTCGTGACGCGCCCTCCGCAAGCTCCGGGCGCTCCTCAGGGAGCAGGGGGCCCGGCGACCAGGCGCGCCCCGACGCCATCGGCCACGGCGACCGCGGCCGACGCCTCGAACTCGCCTACCGACAACTCGTCCACCCACCGGCACCGCCGGAGCACCACGCCACCCAACCCCTGACCCCAGTCGAAGCAGCCCTCACACGCATACTCACCGACCACGCATGA
- a CDS encoding FecCD family ABC transporter permease has product MSRRTVGTTEIATAPPVRRLRSTPLAAVLLVLTLLSIALATAFGAETIPVADVWQTVVGRLTGAQPDTAHAVIIWDLRLPRSVLAALVGAGLALAGALMQALVRNPLAEPYLLGVSAGAAVGATAVMTLGVLAGLGVWSLSGGALLGALAATVTVYLVARAQGGLTALRLILSGVVLSSAFMALSSLLVFTAADPHAADNVMFWMLGSVAGATWAKVQIAGVVVLVTVMAMLAIHSWLDAYAAGTDTATSLGVPVRAMRNALFGIQGVLVGVLVAVAGGIGFVGLIVPHAARLLVGATHRAMLPVAVCGGALFLVWVDVISRVAAAPREMPLGIVTGLIGAPIFLFLMGRRQYVFGGGS; this is encoded by the coding sequence GTGTCCCGTCGTACCGTCGGCACGACCGAGATCGCCACCGCTCCGCCGGTTCGGCGACTCCGTTCGACGCCGCTAGCCGCAGTTCTGCTCGTCCTCACCCTCCTCAGCATCGCCCTGGCCACGGCGTTCGGCGCCGAGACCATTCCCGTCGCCGACGTGTGGCAGACCGTCGTCGGTCGCCTGACCGGTGCGCAACCCGACACCGCGCACGCCGTGATCATCTGGGATCTCCGTCTCCCCCGGTCCGTCCTGGCCGCGCTCGTCGGCGCCGGCCTCGCACTGGCCGGCGCTCTCATGCAGGCCCTGGTCCGCAACCCGCTGGCCGAGCCCTACCTGCTGGGAGTGTCGGCAGGTGCGGCGGTCGGGGCCACCGCCGTCATGACCCTCGGCGTGCTGGCCGGCCTCGGGGTGTGGTCGCTGTCCGGCGGGGCGCTTCTCGGCGCACTCGCGGCCACCGTCACGGTGTACCTGGTCGCCCGCGCGCAGGGCGGGTTGACCGCGCTGCGACTCATCCTCTCCGGCGTCGTGTTGTCGTCGGCCTTCATGGCGCTCTCGTCGCTGCTCGTGTTCACCGCCGCCGATCCGCACGCCGCCGACAACGTGATGTTCTGGATGCTGGGCAGCGTCGCCGGCGCCACGTGGGCGAAGGTGCAGATCGCGGGGGTGGTCGTGCTGGTCACCGTGATGGCGATGCTCGCGATCCATTCGTGGCTCGACGCCTACGCGGCCGGCACGGACACCGCGACGTCACTGGGGGTACCGGTCCGCGCGATGCGCAACGCGCTGTTCGGGATTCAAGGCGTCCTCGTCGGCGTCCTCGTGGCGGTGGCGGGCGGGATCGGTTTCGTCGGTCTCATCGTTCCCCACGCCGCCCGGTTGCTCGTCGGCGCCACCCACCGCGCGATGCTGCCGGTGGCGGTCTGCGGCGGGGCGCTGTTCCTGGTGTGGGTCGACGTCATCTCCCGGGTCGCCGCCGCGCCTCGGGAGATGCCTCTCGGTATCGTGACCGGGCTGATCGGCGCACCGATCTTCCTGTTCCTCATGGGTCGACGCCAGTACGTGTTCGGCGGGGGCTCATGA
- a CDS encoding YoaK family protein, with amino-acid sequence MAARLDRYLSSRHPDVAIAAALLFVAGLVDAIAFVVLKGSFVAFMSGNSTILGESTSAGRWSTIALVAGLVAAFFGGAVGGAAISRWVARSPVWVLVAVTVALLVGTVVALTASPTAGMIVVAVATGAINSALSHTSTVQGGLTYVTGTLVKSAHELVASLGTDRPWAWLSVFWMWPVFVLGAVCGGVAERQWGVAGLWVGVVVSVGALALRVAETSSRGNSRSDGTERAAG; translated from the coding sequence ATGGCGGCCCGACTGGACAGGTACTTGAGCAGCAGACACCCGGATGTCGCGATCGCCGCGGCCTTGCTGTTCGTGGCCGGACTGGTCGACGCCATCGCGTTCGTCGTGCTGAAGGGCAGCTTCGTCGCCTTCATGTCCGGCAACTCCACCATCCTGGGTGAGTCGACGTCGGCGGGCCGATGGTCGACGATCGCTCTCGTCGCCGGACTCGTCGCGGCGTTCTTCGGCGGCGCGGTGGGCGGTGCCGCGATCAGTCGCTGGGTCGCGCGCTCGCCGGTCTGGGTTCTCGTGGCCGTGACCGTCGCGCTCCTCGTCGGCACCGTCGTCGCGCTCACCGCATCGCCGACCGCCGGGATGATCGTCGTGGCGGTGGCGACCGGTGCGATCAACTCCGCGCTGTCGCACACGTCGACCGTCCAGGGCGGATTGACCTACGTCACCGGCACGCTGGTGAAGTCCGCGCACGAACTGGTCGCGTCGCTGGGCACCGATCGGCCGTGGGCGTGGCTGTCGGTGTTCTGGATGTGGCCGGTGTTCGTGCTCGGCGCGGTGTGCGGTGGAGTCGCGGAACGGCAGTGGGGAGTCGCCGGGTTGTGGGTCGGGGTCGTGGTCTCCGTGGGTGCCCTGGCACTTCGCGTCGCCGAGACGTCGTCTCGAGGCAATTCGCGCTCGGATGGAACCGAACGGGCCGCTGGATAG
- a CDS encoding excalibur calcium-binding domain-containing protein: protein MRCSRKMVLGFLAAASMTVAPLMVAAPASAATDYANCSALNADHPHGVGQTGAVDSTSGTPVTTFTVDDALYDANSESDRDKDGIACEKR, encoded by the coding sequence ATGCGTTGCTCGCGAAAGATGGTCCTCGGATTCCTGGCCGCGGCGTCGATGACGGTCGCCCCGCTGATGGTGGCGGCACCCGCATCGGCGGCGACCGATTACGCCAACTGCTCAGCACTCAACGCCGATCATCCGCATGGTGTGGGCCAGACGGGTGCCGTCGACTCGACGTCGGGCACCCCGGTCACGACGTTCACCGTCGACGACGCGCTCTACGACGCCAACAGCGAAAGCGATCGCGACAAGGACGGGATCGCCTGCGAGAAGCGCTGA
- a CDS encoding DUF2786 domain-containing protein, whose protein sequence is MRDDKLLTRISALLRQAENTDNEHEAETFMQAAQRLATASSIDLAVARAHDPAARKKVTPVSRQIAIGEPGKRGLRTYVQLFVAISMANDVTVDVASNSTFVLAYGYEADIDACEALYTSLIVQMVAASDAYLRSGAYKGETFARVVTRGSGWRARRVVEEKPLSPITARLNFQSAFAERIGKRLAEARDAARDEAIAAERDSGESTRSTAVALRNKEIEVTDFYRTESSARGTWRPSSASAGYSEAARRAGDHAGRRAKIGADREFGGARGALEG, encoded by the coding sequence ATGCGCGACGACAAGCTGCTCACCCGGATCTCCGCACTTCTCCGTCAGGCGGAGAACACCGACAACGAGCACGAGGCCGAGACCTTCATGCAGGCCGCCCAGCGGCTCGCGACCGCGTCGTCGATCGACCTGGCCGTGGCGCGGGCCCACGACCCCGCCGCGCGCAAGAAGGTCACCCCGGTCAGCCGCCAGATCGCCATCGGCGAACCGGGCAAACGCGGCCTGCGCACCTACGTGCAGCTCTTCGTCGCGATCTCGATGGCGAACGACGTGACGGTCGACGTCGCGAGCAATTCGACCTTCGTGCTCGCCTACGGCTACGAAGCCGACATCGACGCCTGCGAAGCCCTCTACACGTCGCTGATCGTGCAGATGGTCGCGGCCAGTGACGCCTACCTGCGGTCCGGCGCCTACAAGGGCGAGACGTTCGCGCGGGTCGTCACCCGGGGGAGCGGGTGGCGTGCCCGCCGCGTCGTCGAGGAGAAGCCGTTGTCACCGATCACCGCCCGGCTCAACTTCCAGTCGGCCTTCGCCGAGCGCATCGGCAAACGCCTCGCCGAGGCCCGCGACGCGGCGCGCGACGAGGCCATCGCCGCCGAACGCGATTCCGGTGAGTCGACCCGCTCCACGGCGGTCGCATTGCGCAACAAGGAGATCGAGGTGACCGACTTCTACCGGACGGAGTCGAGCGCCCGCGGCACCTGGCGTCCGTCGAGCGCGTCCGCCGGATACTCCGAGGCCGCACGCCGGGCCGGTGACCATGCGGGACGCCGGGCGAAAATCGGTGCCGACCGCGAGTTCGGCGGCGCCCGAGGCGCGCTGGAGGGTTAG
- a CDS encoding alpha/beta hydrolase, whose product MIRNDVEFESSGTTCRAWWYRPDGSAPAPVIVMAHGLGGVRQMRLDAFAERFTEAGYSCLVFDYRHFGDSDGEPRQLLSIRRQLDDWAAAIAFARRLDGVDSSRIVLWGTSFGGGHVLVAGRRDGRVAAVISQCPFTSGIASTAALGVVSGAKVTVRALADIVGSAFGRPPVTVGLAGEPRTAALMTAPDAVSGYLPLIPEGLELPNQVAARVGLTIPLHSPGRALKDLDCPTLLCVCDGDTVAPARPTVKYARRAPRARVIRYPVGHFDIYIGDDFEQVVGDQLEFLRATVPV is encoded by the coding sequence ATGATCAGGAACGACGTCGAGTTCGAGTCGTCGGGGACGACGTGCCGGGCCTGGTGGTACCGCCCCGACGGCTCCGCCCCCGCACCGGTGATCGTGATGGCACACGGCCTCGGCGGGGTGCGGCAGATGCGGCTCGACGCCTTCGCCGAACGGTTCACCGAGGCCGGATACTCCTGTCTGGTCTTCGACTACCGCCACTTCGGGGACAGCGACGGCGAACCGCGCCAGCTCCTGTCCATCCGCCGCCAGCTCGACGACTGGGCCGCGGCGATCGCCTTCGCGCGACGCCTCGACGGCGTCGACTCGTCACGAATCGTGTTGTGGGGCACCTCCTTCGGCGGCGGCCATGTCCTCGTGGCTGGTCGCCGCGACGGTCGGGTCGCCGCGGTGATCTCCCAGTGCCCGTTCACCAGCGGGATCGCGTCGACCGCCGCGCTGGGTGTGGTGTCCGGCGCGAAGGTGACCGTGCGCGCGCTCGCCGACATCGTCGGGTCGGCATTCGGCCGGCCGCCGGTGACCGTGGGGCTCGCGGGCGAACCGCGAACCGCGGCGCTGATGACGGCACCGGACGCGGTGTCGGGATATCTGCCGCTCATCCCCGAGGGCCTCGAACTGCCCAACCAGGTCGCCGCCCGGGTCGGCCTGACGATCCCGTTGCACTCCCCCGGCCGGGCGCTCAAAGACCTCGACTGCCCGACCCTGCTGTGCGTGTGCGACGGGGACACCGTGGCTCCCGCGCGCCCGACGGTCAAATACGCGCGCCGCGCGCCGCGGGCCCGGGTGATCCGGTATCCGGTGGGCCACTTCGACATCTACATCGGCGACGATTTCGAGCAGGTCGTCGGCGACCAGCTCGAGTTCCTGCGCGCAACCGTGCCCGTCTAG